Below is a genomic region from Eupeodes corollae chromosome 1, idEupCoro1.1, whole genome shotgun sequence.
TACTGCATCCATTGCAAGAGTATCGTTTGAGTCCTGTATGAACAGTCATGTGCGTTAGAAGGCTCTCCCGATAGGGATATGCTTTCGGACAAAGCTGAAAAGAGAGAAGAAAACCTTTTTAGAGAAataaactatcaaataaaaagatataaaaccaTACATCACACTTGAAAGGTTTGTTATCTGTGTGTTTCATCTTAATGTGAGTCTTATATTGGGCTTTAATTTTAAACCTCTTTCCGCACTTATCACACGCATAAGGTTGTTCATCTTTGTGCAATAAAGAATGTGTCTTTAAAATTCCTGCGGTACTAAATCTCTTATCACATATATCACATCGATACAGAGGATCTTTTCCACAATTCGATCTCGAATGATCATTGAGAGATGTTCGACTTGCAAATGACTTGCCACATTTGTCACAAATCAAATTACGACTTGCTTGTCTCCTTTGTTCGAAATGTGTTCGTTTGTGAATTTTAAGAGCATCTGGTGATTGTGAGTACTTATCGCAGATGTTACAATAAAAACATTCCTTATGAGCTCCCCTGGCATGTTCGAGAGCTTCTTCTTTTGTGCGGAAGTATAAATTGCAATAGCCAGGGCATTTATGAATTAAACTTCCATCGGgaccttaaaaattataaaaagtgttATTGAAGGAAATTGAAATGACCTCAAGATCTACTCAAACCTTACCATGGAAAGTGATGTGAGTCGTTAGTCGTTTAGCCATAAGATAGATTTTCGAACAAATCGGACAACGATGCACGTATTCATCAGGAATGTCATTATCCTCATCCTTAAACAAATCACGCAGATCAGCATCGGTTTGTTTATGCAGAGTCCGGAGATGTTTCTCGTAGGGTTTCTTTATGTGGTACACCTTTGCACAGAATTTGCATTCATAGACTCGttcctttttgaaaaaacgaAGTTTCTTACGCAACGCCGAACGCTGGCGTCTCTTTTTAGGTTGTTCAGATTCGTCTTCATCgtcgtttttcttttcttcgacTGAGGCTTCGGAAGGAACAATGCTCGACTTCGTTCGTCGTGTTCTCTTTGACGGAGAtttcttttcgttttcattttgtttgtcagTTTCATTAACGACGACGACTTGACCCGCCGCAGGCGGTGGAATCTCATCTTTCTTCACATCCTCTGATTCTTCTTTAATTTCAACTAAAGGTTCATATTTAACATCTACTGTGCTTTCGGCTAGAAACTTATCGAGGATTTCCTCCTTTTGGTCGAAGAAATCCTCGGTCTTTTGATCTTCTTCGCTTTTAACTGGACTACAACTACGATCAACTATTTCAACTGGATTTTTGTCCAGAGGCTCTGGTTTGACTTTGGGTTTGTCACTATCCGATGAATCATCAACTGAGTGCATTGGACTATCAAAAAGTGGATCATCGCTATAGTTGTCAGAATCGAAGTCCTTAGATGAGGATTCTGGTGGTTTAGTATCGATTTCTTCAACTGGAGGTGGTTCATTTGAACGAAGACTACGTCTTGGTCTAGCTACGATGATTTCATTGTCATCGCTATCATCTTCGCCAGTGTCGTCATCTTCTGAACCAGATTTGACGACTTTTTTGGATCTTCCCTTGTGCTTGGAAGCTTTTGGCTTTTTTTGACCTTCATTTGAATTTACAGGCTTCGTTTTTTTCTGCTGCTCATCCTTGGGCTTAATCACTTTGCTGGCTCGTACAATTTTTATCTCAGAAGACATCAGACATGGAGGGActgtaaaaagaaatgtttggtaAAATGTCAGTTACACATAATTGTTGTTGAAAAGCCTTACTTCTTGAGTTTCCATTTCGTTTTGTTTCTTTGGTGGAATTATAAATCGGCAGGCCACATGTATCGGGTCTTGTCCGTCTGTGTTTGATAAGGTTCGAATGACAGGAAAATCTTGAGCCACAGCACTTACAAACAACGAGCTTAACTCCAGTGTGGATTGAGGAATGAGTTACGATACTTTCACGATGAGCAAAGCATTTGCCACAAACCTAAGCGATGGGTATATAAAACTTATGAATTcagaatatacaaaaatgtttgtggGTGAAACTTACATCGCACTTATAGGGCTTCTCACCGGTATGACTCCTCTCGTGTATAACCAATCTTCCATTACTCATAAAACTCTTCCCACAATAGCTACAACAGAACTTCTTCTCTCCACTGTGGATCTTTTTATGTTCTGCCAAATTATATTTCGTATAAAAGGCCATTTTGCATTGATCACAGGGATGTGGCTTGATTTGACCACATTGAGTCTCGTTGTGTCGCTTGGCAGCTTGAGCTGTCTTAAATTCCATGCCACATTTTTCACATTTAATCATTCGACGATCGACACCTTTATGGATGTCTTGTATGTGATTGCGATAATCCTGCGGTGAATCAAAAGTCTCATGGCAAATTTGACATGctagaattttatgtttttcatctTTGTGTTTCTTGAGGTGATCTTCGAGACAAAAACGGTCATCACAATAGTTACATAAATAACCACCAGGTGGTTCATGTTTCTTCATGTGTTTTACATAGCCGTTGAGGGAGACAAGGGCTTTGTCGCATACAGGACAAACTAGCTTTGGTCCGCTCTTGTCGGTTGTTATTTGGACCATCATTGTCGAAGAGATGCTAGGAACTGAAATGAGATAGGTACGGTTAAATATTAGCTATAAGTTTTACTTAAGTGACCGATGCTaaatgagaaattaaaaataaaatgtttatcttaTAAATTAGACAATAAGGACTAAAATGGTTCCTGAAAAGACAAATCGAATGTTATTTGACGGTGTTTTTGAATAATGATGCACAATGCTTCTGAATCCTAcgaaattgacatttttgtctTAAAGATGAAAAAGAGTCGGAATCAATTTGatcagttttaagttttctgtTGGTAATTATTTCTCCtgaaaatacattaatttttcaaaaagctgaTTAAATCTTTTTACGTTCTATTGggataaaataaatagatttttcagATAAAATCAAAGTTCCA
It encodes:
- the LOC129943430 gene encoding zinc finger protein 665: MSEVPLVGGNRKQNDVPSISSTMMVQITTDKSGPKLVCPVCDKALVSLNGYVKHMKKHEPPGGYLCNYCDDRFCLEDHLKKHKDEKHKILACQICHETFDSPQDYRNHIQDIHKGVDRRMIKCEKCGMEFKTAQAAKRHNETQCGQIKPHPCDQCKMAFYTKYNLAEHKKIHSGEKKFCCSYCGKSFMSNGRLVIHERSHTGEKPYKCDVCGKCFAHRESIVTHSSIHTGVKLVVCKCCGSRFSCHSNLIKHRRTRPDTCGLPIYNSTKETKRNGNSRIPPCLMSSEIKIVRASKVIKPKDEQQKKTKPVNSNEGQKKPKASKHKGRSKKVVKSGSEDDDTGEDDSDDNEIIVARPRRSLRSNEPPPVEEIDTKPPESSSKDFDSDNYSDDPLFDSPMHSVDDSSDSDKPKVKPEPLDKNPVEIVDRSCSPVKSEEDQKTEDFFDQKEEILDKFLAESTVDVKYEPLVEIKEESEDVKKDEIPPPAAGQVVVVNETDKQNENEKKSPSKRTRRTKSSIVPSEASVEEKKNDDEDESEQPKKRRQRSALRKKLRFFKKERVYECKFCAKVYHIKKPYEKHLRTLHKQTDADLRDLFKDEDNDIPDEYVHRCPICSKIYLMAKRLTTHITFHGPDGSLIHKCPGYCNLYFRTKEEALEHARGAHKECFYCNICDKYSQSPDALKIHKRTHFEQRRQASRNLICDKCGKSFASRTSLNDHSRSNCGKDPLYRCDICDKRFSTAGILKTHSLLHKDEQPYACDKCGKRFKIKAQYKTHIKMKHTDNKPFKCDLCPKAYPYRESLLTHMTVHTGLKRYSCNGCSKRFTCISNLQAHRKVYADTCGLQPLNSKPSTYLGVQKGQLLMGTKPSY